One Alkaliphilus sp. B6464 genomic window carries:
- a CDS encoding DegV family protein, producing the protein MAIKILTDSTSYIEESLREILDIRVVSLNVEFEDITFKETEIDNESFYKMMDKKGIPKSSQPSIADLYDEMERVVKQGDDLICIFLSSDMSGAYSTAHLAKNMILENYPNANIEIIDSRSNCMQLGFATIVAAREAKEDKSLEQVKEVAENNTKKSRFLFIPANLEYLQKGGRIGKANAIIGDLLKIIPILTVENGVTTVFKKVRTKGKAVLTIVKQVLKDIEALGLGEIVVHHINCIDEAKNVVKQIKEFVDVDIKIQDIGPVIGLHVGPGAIGIAYYTKEDIR; encoded by the coding sequence ATGGCTATTAAGATTTTAACTGACAGCACAAGCTATATTGAGGAATCTTTAAGAGAAATTTTAGATATAAGGGTAGTATCTTTGAATGTAGAGTTTGAAGATATTACTTTTAAGGAAACTGAAATAGACAATGAAAGTTTCTATAAGATGATGGATAAGAAAGGAATACCTAAATCATCACAGCCTTCTATAGCAGACTTATATGATGAAATGGAGAGAGTAGTAAAGCAAGGTGACGATTTAATTTGTATTTTTTTATCATCAGATATGAGTGGTGCATACTCAACTGCCCACTTGGCGAAGAATATGATTCTAGAAAATTACCCTAATGCTAATATAGAGATTATAGATTCCAGATCAAATTGTATGCAGTTAGGGTTTGCTACTATAGTAGCAGCAAGAGAGGCTAAAGAAGATAAGAGCTTAGAGCAAGTTAAAGAAGTAGCTGAGAACAATACTAAAAAAAGCAGATTTTTATTTATACCAGCTAATCTAGAGTACTTACAAAAGGGTGGAAGAATTGGAAAAGCAAATGCTATAATTGGAGATCTCCTAAAAATTATTCCTATTTTAACTGTAGAAAATGGAGTGACTACAGTATTTAAAAAAGTTAGAACAAAGGGAAAAGCTGTATTAACTATAGTAAAGCAAGTATTGAAGGATATAGAAGCTCTAGGGCTAGGGGAAATTGTAGTCCATCATATTAACTGTATTGATGAGGCTAAAAATGTAGTTAAACAAATAAAAGAATTTGTAGATGTGGATATTAAGATACAAGATATAGGACCAGTAATTGGGTTGCATGTTGGCCCAGGGGCAATAGGTATAGCATATTATACTAAAGAGGATATTAGATAG
- a CDS encoding siderophore ABC transporter substrate-binding protein: MKKSKFFKLTAIIATFVLMLTACTNSGNKAGDAETNGQLNESVEVSTVDITDAHGTVTVPVNPKNVVALDNRTFETLSDWRIELAAVPKSVMPADSPYVGNESVQDIGNHREPNLEIIAAVEPELVIIGQRFASYYEEIKKLVPNAAVIDLNFDVSKEADTPGDNLVNGLKNSTIALGQIFDKNKEAEQLVADFDQAIEKAKSAYNGTDTVMSVVVSGGDIGFSAPRSGRVWGPMYEIFGWISALEIGGASSDHQGDDISVEAIAQSNPDWIFVLDRDAAVSSTTDAVPAQDVIDNSPALQNTTAVSEGRIVYAPADTYTNESIQTYLELFEELANALAK, translated from the coding sequence ATGAAAAAATCTAAGTTTTTTAAATTAACTGCTATTATAGCAACTTTTGTTTTGATGTTGACAGCTTGCACAAATTCAGGTAATAAAGCTGGTGACGCTGAAACTAATGGGCAATTAAATGAGTCTGTTGAAGTTTCAACGGTTGATATCACTGATGCTCATGGAACTGTTACTGTTCCTGTAAATCCAAAGAATGTAGTTGCTTTAGATAATAGAACCTTTGAAACTTTATCTGATTGGCGAATTGAATTAGCAGCTGTTCCAAAGAGTGTAATGCCTGCGGATTCACCATATGTAGGTAATGAGTCAGTTCAAGATATTGGGAATCATCGTGAGCCAAATCTTGAAATTATAGCAGCTGTAGAACCTGAACTTGTAATCATTGGTCAAAGATTTGCTAGCTACTATGAAGAAATAAAAAAATTAGTGCCAAATGCAGCTGTTATCGATCTTAACTTTGATGTTTCTAAGGAAGCTGATACACCTGGAGATAACTTAGTAAATGGACTTAAGAATTCTACAATCGCTTTGGGACAAATTTTCGATAAAAATAAAGAGGCTGAACAATTGGTAGCTGATTTTGATCAAGCTATCGAAAAGGCTAAGTCTGCATATAATGGAACGGATACAGTTATGAGTGTTGTAGTTTCTGGTGGAGATATTGGTTTTTCAGCTCCTCGTTCTGGACGTGTTTGGGGACCAATGTATGAAATTTTTGGATGGATTTCTGCATTAGAAATTGGTGGTGCATCTTCGGACCATCAAGGTGATGATATTTCTGTTGAAGCTATTGCACAAAGTAATCCAGATTGGATTTTTGTACTAGATCGTGATGCTGCAGTATCTTCTACAACTGATGCAGTTCCTGCTCAGGATGTTATCGATAATTCACCTGCTCTTCAAAACACAACTGCTGTTTCTGAAGGACGAATAGTTTATGCACCAGCAGACACTTACACTAATGAATCAATACAAACTTATCTAGAGTTATTTGAAGAACTTGCAAATGCCTTAGCTAAGTAG
- a CDS encoding ABC transporter permease — MLKNTIQKMYGAENSQPQHYNHNKIWTKPFILAITVVIMLGIISLFTGVYDILGQEDGMRMFFITRVPRTVSLMLTGAAMSMSGLVMQLITQNRLVESTTTGTIEWAGLGLIFVYLLFPAPTLVQRMTGAILFSFIGTMIFFLFLRRVKLRSSLIVPIIGMMLGAVISAISTFIGLVFQMTQNIEAWFVGSFASVQIGRYEYLWLIVMVTFFIFIYADRLTLAGLGEDVATSLGVNYNKIVLLGTGLISFAVGIVAAVIGNLPFLGLIVPNIVSMYRGDDLRSNLPWVCVLGMGTITVCDIISRTIIMPFEVPVSLILGTVGSVVFIVILLRQRRLR; from the coding sequence GTGCTGAAAAATACAATACAAAAAATGTATGGGGCTGAGAACTCTCAGCCCCAACATTATAATCACAATAAAATATGGACAAAACCTTTTATATTAGCAATTACAGTTGTTATTATGTTAGGTATTATATCATTGTTTACTGGAGTTTATGATATTCTAGGGCAAGAGGATGGAATGCGTATGTTTTTCATAACTCGTGTTCCAAGAACGGTTTCACTAATGCTTACTGGAGCTGCAATGTCAATGTCAGGACTCGTAATGCAACTTATTACACAGAATCGTTTAGTTGAATCTACCACAACAGGAACTATTGAATGGGCAGGTTTGGGTCTTATTTTCGTTTATTTATTATTTCCCGCACCAACTTTAGTTCAACGAATGACCGGTGCAATCCTTTTTTCTTTCATAGGAACTATGATTTTCTTTTTGTTTTTAAGAAGAGTTAAGCTTCGTTCGTCTTTAATCGTCCCAATTATTGGGATGATGCTTGGAGCAGTCATTTCTGCAATTTCCACTTTTATTGGACTCGTTTTTCAAATGACGCAAAATATTGAAGCTTGGTTTGTAGGTTCTTTTGCATCGGTTCAAATTGGAAGATATGAATATTTATGGCTAATTGTTATGGTTACTTTTTTTATTTTTATCTATGCTGATAGATTGACTTTAGCTGGACTAGGGGAAGATGTTGCAACAAGCCTTGGCGTAAATTATAATAAGATAGTTCTTTTGGGTACTGGTCTTATTTCTTTTGCAGTTGGAATTGTTGCAGCTGTTATTGGAAACTTACCTTTTTTAGGTTTAATTGTACCCAATATTGTTTCAATGTATAGAGGCGATGATCTTAGGAGTAATTTGCCATGGGTATGTGTGTTGGGAATGGGTACTATAACTGTCTGTGACATAATTTCTCGAACAATTATAATGCCTTTTGAAGTACCTGTTTCTTTGATACTTGGAACAGTGGGGTCAGTTGTATTTATTGTTATTTTATTGAGACAAAGGAGGCTAAGATGA
- a CDS encoding iron chelate uptake ABC transporter family permease subunit → MNELIYSNKENIEIDSSLHNENRSARAFRSKKEEKRYWILLITLITLGALASYGLLVYNNPVPVGSPSFIPVVRRRMVALVAMIITATCQSLSTVAFQSITNNRVITPSLLGFEALYSTIHTSTILFFGASAFINFSGVGSFIFQVVVMVLMCLILYGWLLSGKYGNLQLMLLVGVILGTGLRSLSSFMRRLLAPSEFDILQARLFGSVNNADSAYFSVAIPIVIIVALLLLAFSKNLNVLSLGKNVGTSLGVNHQFSVIYTLILVSVLMSISTALVGPLTFYGFLVATLSYQVAPTYDHRYIFPMALAVGFLILTGAYFFMYHVFNAQGVVSVIIEMFGGITFLVAILRKGTL, encoded by the coding sequence ATGAACGAATTAATATATAGTAATAAAGAAAATATCGAAATCGATTCTAGCCTTCATAATGAAAATAGATCAGCTAGAGCTTTCCGCTCTAAGAAAGAAGAAAAACGTTATTGGATTTTGTTAATAACATTGATTACCTTGGGCGCTCTTGCTTCCTATGGACTTTTGGTTTATAACAATCCAGTTCCAGTAGGTTCCCCTTCTTTTATCCCGGTTGTTAGAAGAAGGATGGTAGCCCTTGTTGCAATGATTATTACTGCAACTTGTCAGAGTTTATCGACCGTTGCTTTCCAATCGATTACGAATAATAGGGTTATAACTCCTTCACTTTTAGGTTTTGAAGCACTTTACTCAACAATTCATACTAGTACAATACTTTTCTTTGGTGCTAGTGCGTTTATAAATTTTAGTGGTGTTGGGTCATTTATATTTCAAGTTGTTGTTATGGTCTTGATGTGTTTGATACTTTATGGATGGTTGCTTTCTGGAAAGTATGGGAATTTACAACTTATGCTTTTGGTTGGAGTTATTCTCGGAACTGGGCTGAGATCTTTGTCATCTTTTATGAGAAGACTTCTTGCGCCGTCTGAGTTTGATATTTTACAGGCAAGATTGTTTGGCTCTGTAAATAATGCGGATTCTGCATATTTTTCTGTTGCAATTCCAATTGTAATAATTGTAGCATTACTTCTTCTTGCTTTTTCTAAGAATTTAAATGTATTGTCACTTGGAAAGAATGTCGGTACTTCTTTGGGCGTTAATCATCAATTTAGTGTAATTTATACTCTGATATTAGTTTCTGTTTTAATGTCAATTTCAACGGCTCTGGTTGGACCACTTACTTTCTATGGATTTTTAGTTGCAACTTTGAGTTATCAAGTGGCACCAACTTATGATCACAGATATATTTTTCCAATGGCTCTTGCTGTAGGATTTTTGATACTAACGGGTGCATACTTTTTTATGTATCATGTATTCAATGCGCAAGGTGTAGTTTCAGTTATTATCGAAATGTTTGGTGGAATAACATTTTTAGTTGCAATTTTAAGGAAGGGGACGCTATGA
- a CDS encoding iron ABC transporter ATP-binding protein — protein sequence MINIDNVKKVYGDEVEIGPVNIKIPKAGLTSLIGPNGAGKSTTLLMIGRLLDMDEGQIKVANMDVSESKSEDLAKILTILRQENHFVTRLTVRQLVGFGRFPYSKGRLTKEDEAIISRYIDFLGLTNLENRYLDELSGGQRQRAYVAMVLCQETEYVLLDEPLNNLDVARSVQMMEHLRHAANEFGRTILTVMHDINFAAKYSDRICAMKNGQIAAFGTVEEVMDPEILTDIFETKIEIIDGPHGPVAIY from the coding sequence ATGATAAATATTGATAATGTTAAAAAGGTATATGGTGATGAGGTAGAAATAGGACCTGTGAATATTAAAATACCAAAAGCTGGTCTTACTTCTTTAATTGGACCAAATGGTGCTGGAAAGTCTACGACACTTTTGATGATCGGAAGACTTTTGGATATGGATGAAGGCCAAATTAAGGTGGCAAATATGGATGTTTCTGAATCTAAATCAGAGGACTTAGCAAAAATTTTGACTATTCTAAGGCAAGAAAATCATTTTGTAACGAGGCTTACTGTTAGGCAATTAGTTGGATTTGGACGTTTTCCATATTCGAAGGGAAGACTAACTAAGGAGGATGAGGCTATTATTTCTAGATATATCGATTTTTTAGGCCTGACTAATCTAGAAAATAGATATTTAGATGAGCTTTCTGGTGGTCAAAGGCAAAGGGCATATGTAGCAATGGTTTTATGCCAAGAGACTGAATATGTACTTTTGGATGAGCCGCTGAACAATCTTGATGTTGCTCGTTCTGTTCAAATGATGGAGCATTTGAGGCATGCGGCTAATGAATTTGGAAGAACAATTCTGACTGTTATGCATGATATAAATTTTGCAGCCAAATATTCTGATAGAATTTGTGCTATGAAAAATGGACAAATTGCTGCTTTTGGAACAGTAGAAGAGGTTATGGACCCAGAAATTTTGACAGATATTTTTGAAACGAAAATAGAAATTATCGATGGTCCTCATGGGCCAGTAGCGATTTATTAG
- a CDS encoding response regulator transcription factor, giving the protein MNVVLIVEDEILEQEFLKTVVLDQLLPEDKLLTCGSGVQAVQLAKQYRPNIIIMDLMIAEIDGLTAIQEIRKFLPNVCITILSAHSDFSYAQKAINLRVFEYLLKPVKPTAFKEIFQKMLNATSNSHVLIEDKPEENNANIKDDQQYFINESIKYIKEHLREKLTLEMAASKVFMHPKYFSRVFKKEMGVAFTEYITQLRIQYACRLLETTNYPAYRISSECGFSDPSYFNRVFCAQMNMTPQTYRKKAYSLKSDD; this is encoded by the coding sequence ATGAATGTGGTATTAATTGTAGAAGATGAAATACTTGAACAAGAGTTCCTCAAAACAGTTGTGCTTGACCAGCTTCTTCCAGAGGATAAGCTACTGACTTGTGGAAGTGGAGTTCAAGCTGTTCAATTGGCAAAGCAGTATCGACCGAATATTATTATAATGGATTTAATGATTGCTGAAATAGATGGTCTGACTGCCATTCAGGAGATCAGAAAGTTTTTACCTAACGTTTGTATCACCATTTTGTCCGCCCATTCAGACTTTTCATATGCTCAAAAAGCCATCAATCTTAGGGTTTTCGAATATCTTTTAAAGCCTGTCAAACCTACCGCCTTCAAAGAGATATTCCAAAAAATGTTAAATGCAACATCCAACAGTCATGTTCTAATAGAAGACAAGCCTGAAGAAAACAATGCGAATATTAAGGATGACCAACAATATTTTATCAATGAATCCATAAAATATATAAAAGAACATTTGAGAGAAAAATTGACTTTGGAAATGGCTGCATCCAAGGTGTTTATGCATCCCAAATATTTCAGCCGTGTTTTTAAAAAGGAAATGGGTGTTGCATTTACTGAGTATATCACTCAACTAAGAATTCAATATGCCTGCAGATTGTTGGAGACAACCAATTATCCTGCTTACCGGATTTCATCTGAATGTGGTTTTTCAGATCCATCTTATTTTAATAGGGTATTCTGTGCGCAGATGAACATGACTCCACAGACATATAGAAAAAAGGCATATTCACTGAAATCAGATGATTGA
- a CDS encoding sensor histidine kinase has protein sequence MNKVDNPLKKFINSNLYTRYSGILSLSDISLFLVDTNGNILLELIPAPDFCSHVCMENRSQVCCDYKSQFNPHQESSFVCRYGLQNICLPIKVQDKTLGYIAGMQVHSQDTEYKKYMIDVQSLKNDRNVELEFIAKSIAGLKTVELDKIKIHEQLCRHIANNISLDLSESVSHVDSNVTRLSIEKEMLEKKIIDLEAKNMSLVINPHFLFNTLNCIARIAYFEHSHTTEELIYCLSDLLRYNLKQDDQLHTIASEIDNIEKYLYIQKVRFKNRLEYTIDVPEKIKSYRIPNMVIQPIVENALIHGITPKRDGGKISIYAEKYKKVIVISIADNGNGFPKDVLDKIQQSENKSGLGFRSTDKRLKQYYGERYGLEIAKSDYSGSTVTITIPTQPLGGASDECGINCRR, from the coding sequence ATGAATAAAGTCGATAATCCACTTAAAAAGTTTATAAACTCCAATTTATATACCCGCTATAGTGGTATTTTATCCTTATCAGATATTTCTTTATTTTTAGTAGATACAAATGGCAATATTTTGCTTGAGCTTATCCCAGCCCCAGATTTTTGTAGTCACGTATGCATGGAAAACAGAAGCCAGGTATGCTGTGACTACAAAAGCCAGTTCAATCCTCATCAGGAGAGTAGCTTTGTCTGCCGATATGGACTCCAAAACATCTGTTTACCTATTAAGGTGCAAGATAAGACTTTGGGTTATATAGCTGGTATGCAAGTGCATTCACAGGATACGGAATATAAAAAATATATGATTGATGTGCAGTCTCTAAAAAATGACAGAAACGTTGAATTAGAATTTATCGCTAAGTCTATTGCTGGATTGAAAACTGTAGAGTTAGATAAAATTAAAATACACGAACAGTTGTGCCGCCACATTGCTAATAATATTTCTCTTGACTTATCAGAAAGTGTTAGTCATGTGGATTCAAATGTGACAAGGCTATCAATTGAGAAGGAAATGCTTGAGAAAAAGATTATCGATTTAGAAGCTAAGAACATGTCTTTAGTAATTAATCCGCATTTTTTGTTTAATACCTTGAACTGTATCGCCCGAATCGCGTATTTTGAGCATTCCCATACAACAGAGGAACTTATCTACTGTCTTTCCGATTTGCTACGATACAATTTAAAGCAAGATGACCAGCTTCATACTATAGCTTCTGAAATAGACAACATAGAAAAATATTTGTATATACAAAAGGTACGATTTAAAAATCGTTTAGAATATACCATAGACGTCCCGGAGAAAATTAAATCTTATAGAATCCCCAATATGGTAATACAACCCATTGTTGAGAACGCCCTTATTCATGGTATCACCCCAAAACGTGATGGGGGTAAAATCAGTATTTATGCAGAAAAATATAAAAAGGTGATCGTTATTTCCATTGCAGATAATGGAAACGGTTTCCCAAAGGATGTTTTAGATAAAATACAACAGTCTGAAAATAAATCGGGTCTAGGGTTTAGAAGTACGGATAAACGTTTAAAACAATATTATGGAGAACGTTATGGATTGGAAATCGCAAAGTCTGACTATTCTGGAAGTACAGTAACCATCACGATTCCAACACAACCATTGGGAGGTGCTAGCGATGAATGTGGTATTAATTGTAGAAGATGA
- a CDS encoding 1-propanol dehydrogenase PduQ, which yields MEVIIIKDKFMLKSKVYFNNQSLQLLKQISGSRAFIVADSIMETLGYLQKTVDYLSEAGISSKVFSEVCPDPDVKVIADGLKLYRESDADVLVAIGGGSAIDTAKGILYFAWKFGAIEGMEIKRPLFIAIPSTSGTGSEVTDFSVITSDEGEKVCIVDEFIAPDIAILDSTCIQHVPQRVVADTGIDVLVHAIEAYVSTKATDFTDALVEKAIKLIFENLEVLYKDINNANARDRVQNASCMAGMAFTNTGLGINHSLAHAFGGTFHIAHGRSNALMLNAVMEFNSDLDGSASGYATEKYAKLATVLQLPARTRREGAVNFMLAVSRLKKALDIEDNIRTLGIEQTKFERVLDQMAQTAMLDRCTPTNPKQPSKEDLIRIYQKCY from the coding sequence ATGGAGGTAATTATCATAAAAGACAAGTTTATGCTTAAATCGAAGGTTTATTTTAACAATCAATCCCTACAGCTTTTAAAACAGATTTCCGGATCTCGAGCATTTATTGTTGCTGATTCAATAATGGAAACATTAGGATATCTTCAAAAAACGGTAGACTACTTAAGCGAAGCAGGAATAAGCTCCAAAGTTTTTTCAGAGGTGTGCCCTGATCCTGATGTTAAAGTAATTGCAGACGGGCTAAAGCTCTATAGGGAAAGTGACGCAGATGTTTTGGTTGCAATCGGCGGAGGTTCTGCCATTGATACTGCCAAAGGAATTCTTTATTTTGCGTGGAAGTTTGGAGCCATAGAGGGTATGGAAATAAAAAGACCACTCTTTATTGCGATTCCTTCTACAAGTGGAACTGGCTCTGAAGTAACTGACTTTTCCGTCATTACCTCTGATGAGGGAGAAAAGGTATGCATCGTAGATGAGTTTATAGCACCAGATATTGCTATACTAGATTCTACCTGTATCCAGCATGTTCCACAACGTGTGGTAGCAGATACAGGAATAGATGTTTTGGTTCATGCCATAGAGGCTTATGTTTCCACAAAAGCAACCGACTTTACAGACGCTCTTGTAGAAAAAGCAATCAAACTTATATTCGAAAATCTTGAAGTCCTCTACAAAGACATCAATAATGCTAATGCGAGGGATCGTGTTCAGAATGCTTCCTGTATGGCGGGAATGGCATTTACAAATACGGGCCTCGGCATCAATCATAGCCTTGCCCATGCCTTTGGGGGAACTTTTCACATTGCACATGGTCGCTCTAATGCGCTTATGCTAAATGCAGTGATGGAGTTTAACTCTGACTTAGATGGAAGTGCCAGTGGTTATGCTACCGAAAAATATGCAAAACTGGCAACAGTTCTGCAACTTCCGGCTAGGACACGTCGTGAAGGAGCTGTTAATTTCATGCTTGCTGTAAGCAGACTGAAAAAAGCACTGGATATTGAAGATAATATAAGAACCCTTGGAATTGAGCAAACTAAATTTGAGAGAGTACTGGACCAAATGGCTCAAACAGCTATGCTCGATCGATGTACCCCTACTAATCCAAAACAACCTTCTAAGGAAGATCTGATTAGAATTTATCAAAAATGTTATTAA
- a CDS encoding choline kinase family protein, translated as MVELLMKIEEIVQKKLRIVFNDESIVFDKSRFTGGLTNYNYIMNIKGKEYVIRQPGGMTDQMIDRKIEKINNNIASELGLNSECIYFDEINGIKISAYIQNSKNIALSNPHCPANLRAVSSLMKKTHSSPKYFPNSFDFETELNKYEQIVKKLNGDFFFDYITLKKQLIDFLRENAKNVISVPCHNDTVPENFVIDNNGRIYLIDWEYSGMNDPSWDVAAYILESKLTEESIEYLILDYYGQLPTPEEVLKIKCFMLAQDLLWTVWALIRHYNGDDFLDYCYIRYERFRKNMKAITVSSEYSIADMVKD; from the coding sequence ATGGTGGAATTACTGATGAAAATAGAAGAAATAGTACAAAAAAAACTACGTATCGTTTTTAACGATGAAAGTATTGTATTCGATAAATCTCGTTTTACAGGTGGGCTTACTAATTACAACTATATTATGAATATCAAGGGTAAGGAATATGTTATTCGACAACCGGGTGGTATGACGGATCAGATGATTGACCGGAAAATTGAAAAGATCAATAATAATATTGCATCGGAACTGGGACTGAATTCTGAGTGTATTTATTTTGATGAGATCAACGGGATTAAAATTAGCGCATATATTCAAAATAGCAAAAACATTGCTCTTTCCAATCCTCACTGTCCTGCTAACTTGAGAGCTGTATCTAGTTTAATGAAAAAAACCCACTCCAGCCCAAAGTATTTTCCGAACTCTTTTGATTTTGAGACTGAGTTAAATAAATATGAACAAATAGTTAAAAAGCTTAACGGTGATTTTTTCTTTGACTATATTACATTGAAAAAACAACTGATTGACTTTCTAAGAGAAAATGCCAAAAATGTAATTTCTGTCCCCTGTCATAACGACACAGTTCCCGAAAATTTTGTCATTGACAATAATGGCAGAATATATCTTATAGACTGGGAATATTCTGGAATGAACGATCCAAGCTGGGATGTGGCTGCATATATTCTTGAATCGAAGCTAACAGAAGAGTCAATTGAATACCTTATTTTGGATTACTATGGGCAATTACCCACACCTGAAGAAGTATTAAAGATAAAATGCTTTATGTTAGCACAGGATTTGCTTTGGACAGTATGGGCATTGATTAGACACTACAATGGTGACGATTTTCTGGACTACTGTTACATTCGATACGAACGTTTTCGAAAGAACATGAAGGCAATTACAGTTTCATCGGAATACTCCATTGCTGATATGGTAAAGGATTAA
- a CDS encoding BMC domain-containing protein, giving the protein MRYYGEEALGLIETVGMVPAIEAADKMLKAANVELVSYENVGSTLVTIMVKGDVGAVKASVEAGAAAAAAIGKLTAQNVMPRPIRAIGDIVSIYDIDK; this is encoded by the coding sequence ATGAGATACTACGGAGAAGAAGCATTAGGTCTTATTGAAACAGTAGGTATGGTTCCTGCGATTGAGGCGGCAGATAAAATGCTAAAGGCTGCTAATGTTGAGCTGGTATCATATGAAAATGTGGGGTCTACTCTTGTTACGATTATGGTAAAGGGTGATGTTGGCGCTGTTAAGGCATCTGTAGAAGCAGGAGCTGCTGCTGCCGCAGCAATAGGTAAATTAACAGCACAAAATGTTATGCCACGACCTATTCGAGCTATTGGAGATATTGTTTCAATATATGATATTGATAAATAA
- a CDS encoding BMC domain-containing protein encodes MSNYKALGLIETFGIVYVLEAADAMCKAADVELIGFENVASGYISVLVRGDVGACKAAVETGIKAVEDMGSEVYSSVVIASPHQDVEKIISRYSLETLNL; translated from the coding sequence ATGAGCAATTATAAGGCTTTAGGTTTAATAGAAACATTTGGTATAGTTTATGTTTTGGAGGCTGCAGATGCAATGTGTAAGGCTGCGGATGTTGAATTGATTGGTTTTGAAAACGTAGCTTCTGGCTATATTTCTGTATTAGTTAGAGGAGACGTAGGGGCATGTAAAGCAGCTGTAGAAACCGGGATAAAAGCTGTTGAAGATATGGGCTCTGAAGTTTATAGCTCGGTTGTTATTGCAAGTCCCCATCAAGACGTTGAAAAGATTATTTCGCGCTATTCGCTTGAAACTTTAAATCTTTAA